A stretch of Henckelia pumila isolate YLH828 chromosome 4, ASM3356847v2, whole genome shotgun sequence DNA encodes these proteins:
- the LOC140865574 gene encoding putative late blight resistance protein homolog R1A-3 yields the protein MAAYASLLSLTHILDHLLQHPKLQIGVLNKAQIDSLLHNIIFLQEFLEDFSPVSGDEIQALEEKISRSAYAAEDIIESRVVDHILPISEPERRRRGMFSHFDHFFKKMGLPSVLRSFTLFSRDLQKVIDEFDSMKIDVMKIKETQGIKIVQRPRNSAPAGSFIQDASKSKNTMVGLDDDLIQLMETLTGDESNLQILPIVGMGGIGKTTLAKNVFDNPVIGNHFDLHAWATISQQYSVHGILLDLLKNIGVLAGEGEKIAGENDHEQGSRLHRSLFGRRYFIVMDDMWNIEVWDGIKRFFPDNNNGSRVMVTTRLTNVANGFHSCAPHQLHFLDEDQSWVLFCDKVFGKESCPPEFEEVGKAIVRNCGALPLAIVVISGLLAKSNRTVEYWEYVANHTHAELNMGGDGHCFEILSLSYKHLPVHLKPCFLYMATFPEDSRIIISKLFKLWVADGILKPKRCRSLEEIAEDNLKDLIDRNLIQVHDYGSRNRIKTCAIHDLLRDLCLREAQKQKFICVDTTHNLNNQSRIIDNKRRLIIHQSSDEELCQEQVIEDMNLVSCTRSLICIKSKSTSTKLLICSSLLRVLSTDGLYSCKVIPQLVNSRYIDLAISSHLMPWSPLESISLLWNLQSITISGYYLTDEAIKLPAEIWEMPQLRHLKTVSIDFCLPDPRSTDNQNNVLKNLQTLYTTRNLKCTDEVVGRIPNLKKLGITFRWESRWDDSQVYNLTPSRNLETFYLDGEFDVGKNFCFPRSLKKLTLKGCNMSWEDLTMVGAMPQLEVLTLRDRAVIGLEWNPVEGQFLELKSLIIIKTNLQKWIADSSHFPSLEKLQLEFVKCLKEIPLGIGEIPTLGSISVALCSESVNSSAMKIQEDQQNLGNSDLQVVVKRPMARPLVRTRHLSDQRINIRLDI from the coding sequence ATGGCAGCTTATgcatctcttctctctctcaCACATATTCTTGACCATTTATTGCAACACCCAAAGCTCCAAATAGGTGTTCTTAACAAAGCCCAGATCGATTCTTTGCTTCATAATATCATTTTCCTGCAAGAATTTCTCGAGGATTTTTCGCCAGTAAGCGGGGACGAGATTCAGGCATTGGAGGAAAAAATTTCAAGATCAGCATATGCAGCAGAAGATATTATTGAGAGCCGCGTGGTGGATCATATTCTCCCAATTTCTGAACCCGAAAGGAGAAGAAGGGGGATGTTTAGTCATTTCGAccattttttcaagaaaatgggCCTCCCAAGTGTATTGAGGAGCTTCACTCTGTTCAGTCGAGATTTGCAGAAAGTAATTGATGAATTCGATTCTATGAAGATAGACGTGATGAAGATTAAAGAAACTCAAGGGATAAAAATCGTGCAGCGGCCAAGAAACAGTGCGCCGGCTGGTTCTTTCATACAAGATGCTTCCAAAAGCAAGAATACTATGGTGGGACTTGATGACGATTTGATTCAACTAATGGAGACACTCACTGGAGACGAATCAAATCTCCAGATTCTTCCCATTGTTGGGATGGGTGGCATTGGGAAGACTACCCTGGCGAAAAATGTTTTCGACAATCCAGTAATTGGGAACCACTTTGATCTTCATGCTTGGGCTACAATATCTCAACAATACAGTGTCCACGGAATTCTTCTTGACCTATTAAAGAATATTGGAGTTCTTGCAGGGGAAGGTGAAAAAATCGCTGGAGAGAATGATCATGAACAAGGATCACGTCTGCATAGAAGTTTGTTTGGTAGAAGATATTTCATTGTGATGGATGACATGTGGAATATTGAGGTTTGGGATGGGATAAAGAGGTTTTTTCCGGATAATAACAATGGTAGTCGAGTCATGGTCACTACGAGACTAACGAATGTGGCCAATGGTTTTCACTCCTGTGCCCCTCATCAACTACATTTTCTAGACGAGGATCAAAGTTGGGTTTTGTTTTGTGATAAGGTGTTTGGAAAAGAAAGTTGCCCTCCCGAGTTCGAGGAAGTAGGCAAGGCAATTGTGAGAAATTGTGGAGCACTTCCTCTAGCCATTGTTGTTATCAGTGGACTTCTCGCAAAGTCTAATCGAACGGTTGAATATTGGGAATACGTTGCTAATCATACACATGCGGAATTGAATATGGGAGGTGATGGGCACTGTTTTGAGATATTATCTTTAAGTTATAAGCACTTACCTGTTCATCTAAAACCATGTTTCCTTTATATGGCGACATTTCCAGAAGACAGTAGGATTATAATTTCAAAGCTCTTTAAACTATGGGTAGCAGATGGGATTCTTAAACCGAAAAGATGTAGAAGCTTGGAGGAAATTGCAGAGGACAATTTAAAAGATCTGATAGATAGAAATCTGATTCAGGTTCATGATTACGGGTCTAGGAACAGAATCAAAACTTGCGCCATCCATGATCTCTTAAGAGACCTATGCCTCAGGGAAGCTCAAAAGCAGAAATTTATTTGTGTCGATACGACGCATAACCTCAACAATCAAAGCAGAATCATCGACAATAAGCGTCGGCTTATTATTCATCAGAGCTCCGATGAAGAGTTGTGTCAAGAACAGGTCATTGAGGACATGAATTTAGTATCATGTACCCGTTCATTGATATGCATtaaatcaaaatccacatcaaCAAAGCTGCTTATTTGTTCTAGTCTGCTAAGAGTACTCAGCACGGATGGTCTGTATTCCTGCAAAGTAATCCCACAACTAGTTAATTCGAGATACATTGATTTGGCGATTTCATCCCATCTAATGCCATGGAGTCCTCTGGAATCTATATCCCTACTATGGAATCTGCAGAGTATCACCATCTCTGGTTATTATCTAACTGATGAGGCAATAAAGCTACCAGCTGAAATATGGGAAATGCCACAACTCAGGCATCTAAAAACGGTAAGTATAGACTTCTGTTTGCCTGATCCTCGGAGCACCGACAACCAAAACAATGTGCTGAAAAACCTGCAAACACTTTATACCACGAGGAATCTGAAGTGTACGGATGAGGTTGTTGGTAGAATCCCAAATTTAAAGAAACTGGGAATCACTTTCAGGTGGGAAAGTAGATGGGATGACTCCCAAGTTTACAATCTCACCCCTTCACGCAATCTCGAAACATTTTATTTAGACGGTGAGTTTGATGTGGGAAAAAATTTCTGCTTTCCAAGGTCGCTAAAGAAGTTAACTTTAAAAGGGTGCAACATGTCTTGGGAAGATTTGACGATGGTTGGTGCAATGCCTCAACTTGAAGTTCTGACATTGAGGGATCGTGCAGTCATAGGGCTTGAATGGAATCCTGTGGAAGGACAATTCCTCGAATTGAAgtcattaataattattaagACAAATCTTCAGAAGTGGATAGCAGACAGCTCTCACTTCCCAAGCCTTGAGAAACTTCAACTCGAATTTGTTAAATGCTTGAAGGAAATCCCACTTGGTATTGGAGAAATACCAACACTTGGATCAATTTCAGTAGCACTATGTAGTGAATCAGTCAATTCTTCTGCAATGAAGATACAAGAAGACCAACAAAACCTCGGAAATTCTGACCTTCAGGTAGTCGTGAAAAGGCCTATGGCTCGGCCCCTTGTAAGGACCAGACACTTATCTGATCAGAGGATAAATATCCGATTGGAC